A stretch of DNA from Nocardioides sp. Arc9.136:
CTCGACGAGAAGGGCACCGCGAACCTGCTCACCCCCGAGCGGGTGGCCGCGGCAGCCCGGCTCATCGAGACCGGGAAGGTCGTCAGCTGCGCGATCCCGCTGGACAGCACCGGCCCCGTCCACCCCACGCGGACCGGCGTCGTGCACCTCTACGGCTACACCGGCTCCGACTTCGTCGCCGGCACCAAGGCCGGGCAGGACTACCCCAACTTCCAGGGCACCGACGACTACATCTTCATGCCGCTGCAGGGCAGCACCCAGTGGGACGGCCTCTCCCACTTCTTCTACAAGGACACGATGTTCAACGGCTTCTGGATCGGCAACGTCGAGTCCTACGCCGGCGCCCGGCGCGGCTCGATCCACCAGATGAAGGACACCCTCGTCGGCCGTGGCGTCCTGCTCGACCTGCCCAAGCACAAGGGCCTCGACCGGCTGCAGCCGCAGTACGGCATCACGCCCGACGACCTCGACGCGTGCGCCGAGGCCCAGGGCGTGACGATCGGCGAGGGCGACATGCTCGTCATCCGCACCGGGCACGTGCCGTGGTACTACCAGCTCGAGGACAAGATGGAGTACTGGAAGGTCGGTGCTCCGGGCATCACGCGGGCCGTCGTGGACTGGCTGGCCGAGAAGGACGTCGCGTCCCTCGCGATGGACAACATCGCCGTCGAGGTCGAGCCGCACGAGGAGCCGTTCGAGCACGTCTACCCGCTCCACGCGCGCCTGATCCGCGACCTCGGCCTCACCCTCGGCGAGGTGTGGTGGCTCGAGGACCTCGCCGCGACCTGTGCCGAGCTCGGCCGCTACGAGTTCTTCCTCTCCGCGCCGCCGCTGAACGTCACCAACGCGTCCGGCTCCCCGGCGAACCCCGTCGCGGTCTTCTGAGCCGCCGCCCGGGCCGGGCCGGTCTCCCGCCGGCCCGACCCGGTGCCCGACCCCGTGCCCGACCCCCTCCGCACCCCGAACCTCTCCCGGACCGCCTGCACACCTGAGGAACAGCGCATGCACACCACGCACCACGACAGCGGGCTCTCCCGCAGCCGCCGGCTCGTCCTCGGCGAGATCCTGGCGCGCAACGCCCGTCGGGCGCCGGCGCGGACGGCGGTCGTCTTCGAGGACGCCTCGCTGACCTTCGCCGAGCTCGACGAGCGGACCAACCGGCTCGCGAACGCCCTGGCCGACCGGGGCGTCGGCCACGGCGACAAGGTCGCGGTGCTGATGTACAACCGGCTCGAGGTCGTCGAGTCCTTCTTCGCCTGCCAGAAGCTCGGC
This window harbors:
- a CDS encoding cyclase family protein, which codes for MGRTADGKWSDEWTPPVFSVDANGKVIGYVNDRTPNNWGRWGDLDEKGTANLLTPERVAAAARLIETGKVVSCAIPLDSTGPVHPTRTGVVHLYGYTGSDFVAGTKAGQDYPNFQGTDDYIFMPLQGSTQWDGLSHFFYKDTMFNGFWIGNVESYAGARRGSIHQMKDTLVGRGVLLDLPKHKGLDRLQPQYGITPDDLDACAEAQGVTIGEGDMLVIRTGHVPWYYQLEDKMEYWKVGAPGITRAVVDWLAEKDVASLAMDNIAVEVEPHEEPFEHVYPLHARLIRDLGLTLGEVWWLEDLAATCAELGRYEFFLSAPPLNVTNASGSPANPVAVF